The following is a genomic window from Ethanoligenens harbinense YUAN-3.
TCATATTTTTTAAAGCGCTCGAAGTTGAGTTCTTCCAGTTCTTCCGGCTGGAGGTACAGCGAGTTGATGATATTGTGCGGGCGTTTGCCGCCGTGCCCGTTTGTCGCCCAGGTCTTGGGCGGCAGGTCGGCTTTCTGAGGCTCCTGCACCAGCACCGGTTCCATCATCTGGCCGAGCATGCCGTCCGAGAGGATCATAGCCGGCACGCGGTAATGGTCGCTGCGGTCGAATGCCATGAACACATGGTCCACCATCTCCTGCACCGAATCCGGCGCGAACACCAGCAGATGAAAATCGCCGTGCCCGGCCGCGCGGGTGGCCTGCCAGTAATCGGACTGCGAAGGCTGGATGCCGCCCAGTCCCGGCCCGCCGCGCTGCACGTTCACGATGAGGCAGGGCAGGTCGCAGGCCGCAATATAGGAAATGCCCTCGCTCTTGAGGCTGATGCCCGGAGAGGACGAGGATGTCATGGCGCGCACGCCTGCGCAGGCTGCGCCATACACCATGTTGATGGCCGCCACTTCGGATTCCGCCTGGAGATATGTACCGCCGATCTTGGGCATGCGTTTGGCCATATAGGCGGACACTTCGGTCTGCGGCGTGATGGGATAGCCGAAGAAATGCCGGCAGCCGGCGCCGATGGCCGCCTGAGCCAGCGCCTCGTTGCCCTTCATCAAAACTTTTTCAGGCATGCACAAATCCTACCTTTCCACCACGATGGCCACGTCCGGGCACATCAGCGCGCACATGGCGCAGCCGATGCAGAGCGTCATCTCGGCCACATGGGCGGGATGGTAGCCTTTACTGTTGAGCGTCTCCGATGAAAGCGCCACGATCCCTTTGGGGCAGGCGGTGGCGCACAAGCCACACCCCTTGCAGCGTTCTTCATCCACAATGATCCTTGGCATATCAAAATTACCTCCTGTCGGGCGCGACGATGCGCGCCCGATCGTTGCCAATACAGAACGGGCGGTCACCACGGGGGCACGACCCACATGGTCAGTGGATAAACCGAGGGCAGACGGGAGCGTGCGGCGTCGGCCAGCTCTTGCCGCACGCCGGTGTATATAAGCGGCAGGCCTGTGAGTGCCGCCGTCTGCTCCGCAAATGCCGCGGATGCGGCCGGCACATCCGTGTCGGTCTCGTTCCCCAGATTGGTGTTGTTCACCAGGCCGGTGGCGGGCACGCGCGAAACCGCCTCGATCTCCCGCAGGATCTGCACTGCTTCTTCGGGTGTGGATGTGAGCGGGCGGCGGGCATTGAACACATACAGATGCGCATAGTCCGCCGCCAAGATACGGTGCGCATACGCGCCAAGCGCCGCGGCGCCCGCGTCGTCCCCCCCGACATCCAGCACCACGGTATAAGACGTGTCGTCAAACACGGCAGCCAGTTCCCCGGGCAGCGCGGGCAGGTCGAGATTGGTGCCCGCGTAGATGGGCCGAATAACCCGCACGCCTGCGGCTTCAAGCGGACCTTTGCTGTCCGCCGCACGGAAATACGGGTTGACGATATCCATATCCACCAGACAGGTCTTCCGCCCCGCGCGGGCATTTTCCATCGCGAGGTTGACGGCAAAAGTTGTTTTGCCGCTGCCATAATGCCCGGTGATGATTTGCAATCGGCTTTGGAGCATTCGGTTCCTCCGGGGAGAAAATGCAAAACACGCATTCCATGTTTTGCCTGCATATCCCCATTATATCATCTGTTTGCCAAAAAAACAATCTGCAATACTTGGGGCGGGCGCAGTCCGCTTTACTTTTGGAGGATATTGTGGTATACTGTCCATACCGTGCGCGCGGTCTGTCCGCGCCCAGGGTACAATTACATATTTGTTTGCGGGGGGACCGTTTCGGTTGAGAAGGTTAAAACCTGACCCTTTGAACCTGTTAGTTAAGACTGGCGTAGGGAAGCAAACGCAGCGTTTATGGTTGCGTATGGAGCGTCTGCCTTTCCGGCAGGCGCTTTTCTGATGGATTTCCCGCAGCCCCACAAAGGAGAATCACATATGGCATACACTACACAGATGGACGCGGCCGCCAAAGGTATTCTGACCGAACAGATGCGCGCCGTGGCCGAAAAAGAAGGCATGGACCCCGACCTGCTGCTTGCGCGCGTGGCCGCCGGCCGCATCGCCGTCCCGGCCAATAAAAACCACAAATCGCTGGTGCCCGAGGGCATCGGGGAAGGCATGCGCACCAAGATCAACGTCAACCTCGGCGTGTCCAAGGACTGCTGCAACCTCGACGCCGAGCTCGACAAGGTGAAAGAAGCCATCAACCTCAAGGCCGAAGCCATCATGGACCTGAGCTCCTACGGCAAGACGGGCGAATTCCGCCGCCGACTGGTCGAGATGTCCACGGCGTCCATCGGCACGGTGCCGGTTTACGACGCCGTCGGTTTCTATGATAAAGACCTTGCGGACATCACGGCGGACGAATTCATCCGCGTGTTTGAGCAGCATGCTAAAGACGGCGTGGATTTCATGACGGTGCACGCGGGCATCAACCGGAACACCGCCGCCACCTTTGCGCGGAGCGGCCGCAAGCTGAACATCGTCTCGCGCGGTGGCTCGCTGCTCTATGCGTGGATGCAGCTCAAAGGCGAAGAAAACCCGTTCTATGAGCGCTTTGACGAGCTGCTCGACATCTGCGCGGAATATGACGTGACCCTCAGCCTGGGCGACGCCTGCCGCCCCGGCTGCATCGCCGATTCCACCGACGCCAGCCAGATTCATGAGCTGATTACGCTGGGCGAGCTGACCAAACGCGCGTGGGCACGCCATGTGCAGGTGATGATCGAAGGCCCGGGCCACATGCGCCTAAATGAGATCGCCGCCAATGTGCAGCTGGAAAAACGGCTCTGCCACGGCGCGCCGTTCTATGTGCTGGGGCCGCTGGTCACCGACATCGCGCCCGGCTACGACCACATCACCAGCGCCATCGGCGGCGCGGTGGCGGGCGCCGCGGGCGCCGATTTTCTCTGCTATGTCACGCCCGCGGAGCACCTGCGCCTGCCCACCTATGACGATATGCGCGAGGGTATCTTCGCGGCGAAGATCGCCGCCCACGCCGCCGACCTTGCCAAAGGTACGGACGACGGCAAGTGGGACGACGCCATGGCCGACGCGCGCCGCGCGCTCGACTGGGAGAAGATGTTTGAACTGGCCATCGACCCCGAAAAGGCCCGCCGCTACCGCAAGGAATCCTTTCCCGAGGACAGCAGCACCTGCACCATGTGCGGCAAGATGTGCTCGGTGCGCAACATGAACAGTGTGATGGACGGCAAGGACGTCAACATCATCTGATAAAAACGCATCCCGTCTCCCAAGGGGCCGCCGCGGATTGAGATTCCGCGGCGGCCCTTTCCGCGCCCTTTTCAGGCAAAGCGCATGTCGTTTGGGAAAGGCTTCCCTGAACATGAACGCGGGTTGTACCCGCCCCGGCTTTCAGGCTGCGCGTGTGCTGTTCCGGCAAAGACGTCTTGAACATAAATGCGGGCTGTGCCCGCCCC
Proteins encoded in this region:
- a CDS encoding 3-methyl-2-oxobutanoate dehydrogenase subunit VorB, encoding MPEKVLMKGNEALAQAAIGAGCRHFFGYPITPQTEVSAYMAKRMPKIGGTYLQAESEVAAINMVYGAACAGVRAMTSSSSPGISLKSEGISYIAACDLPCLIVNVQRGGPGLGGIQPSQSDYWQATRAAGHGDFHLLVFAPDSVQEMVDHVFMAFDRSDHYRVPAMILSDGMLGQMMEPVLVQEPQKADLPPKTWATNGHGGKRPHNIINSLYLQPEELEELNFERFKKYDTIIANEQRSERFHIEDADLVVTAFGASARVAKSAVMAARAKGLNVGLLRPITLWPFPTDAFAEAAKTAKAFLSVEMNMGQMADDVRLAISCSRPVHFYGRTGGVIPTPAQVLAEIERILGGDR
- a CDS encoding 4Fe-4S binding protein, with protein sequence MPRIIVDEERCKGCGLCATACPKGIVALSSETLNSKGYHPAHVAEMTLCIGCAMCALMCPDVAIVVER
- a CDS encoding ParA family protein, producing the protein MLQSRLQIITGHYGSGKTTFAVNLAMENARAGRKTCLVDMDIVNPYFRAADSKGPLEAAGVRVIRPIYAGTNLDLPALPGELAAVFDDTSYTVVLDVGGDDAGAAALGAYAHRILAADYAHLYVFNARRPLTSTPEEAVQILREIEAVSRVPATGLVNNTNLGNETDTDVPAASAAFAEQTAALTGLPLIYTGVRQELADAARSRLPSVYPLTMWVVPPW
- the thiC gene encoding phosphomethylpyrimidine synthase ThiC encodes the protein MAYTTQMDAAAKGILTEQMRAVAEKEGMDPDLLLARVAAGRIAVPANKNHKSLVPEGIGEGMRTKINVNLGVSKDCCNLDAELDKVKEAINLKAEAIMDLSSYGKTGEFRRRLVEMSTASIGTVPVYDAVGFYDKDLADITADEFIRVFEQHAKDGVDFMTVHAGINRNTAATFARSGRKLNIVSRGGSLLYAWMQLKGEENPFYERFDELLDICAEYDVTLSLGDACRPGCIADSTDASQIHELITLGELTKRAWARHVQVMIEGPGHMRLNEIAANVQLEKRLCHGAPFYVLGPLVTDIAPGYDHITSAIGGAVAGAAGADFLCYVTPAEHLRLPTYDDMREGIFAAKIAAHAADLAKGTDDGKWDDAMADARRALDWEKMFELAIDPEKARRYRKESFPEDSSTCTMCGKMCSVRNMNSVMDGKDVNII